A single region of the Lepus europaeus isolate LE1 chromosome 1, mLepTim1.pri, whole genome shotgun sequence genome encodes:
- the LOC133762801 gene encoding kelch repeat and BTB domain-containing protein 7-like codes for MQSREEAPRPHRLASARGGRRPATVSKASVSAFFTGPEELQDSAHSAALLAQLKSFYDARLLCDVTIEVVSPGCGPGSGRLFSCNRNVLAAACPYFRSMFTGGMHESQQASVTLHGVDAASFEVLVEYCYTGRVSLSEANVQRLYAASDMLQLEYVREACASFLARRLDLANCTAILKFADAFGHPKLRSQAQAYIAHNFKQLSGMSSVREESLADLTLAQLLAILRLDSLDVASELTVCHVALQWLEAAPEERGPSAAEVLRCIRWSLFTEGDWSYLEGLLTKPIVRKYCLDVIEGARRMRSGDMLCKALGPVPDSGTSSRSSSSSLVSAGENPPQRLGMCAKEMVIFFGHPRNPFLCYDPYSGDTFTMPSPLTTLARTKTITSSAVCVSPDHDIYLAAQPRKDLWVYKPAQNSWQQLADCLLCREGMDVAYLNGYLYILGGRDPVTGVKLKEVECYSVQRNQWALVAPVPHSFYSFELLVVQNYLYAVNSKRMLCYDPSHNLWLSCASLNCSNFQEACVFNDEIYCICDIPVMKVYNPARGEWRRIQNIPLDSEVHNYQIVNHDQKLLLVTSTSPQWIKNRVTVYEYDARGDQWVTVGAMLGLLQFESGFICLCARVYPSCLVPGQSFITEEDDAQSESSTEWDLDVLSEPDSESGSSSSFSDAEVWVQVAPQWSAQDQQC; via the coding sequence ATGCAGTCCCGGGAAGAGGCTCCGCGTCCTCACCGCCTCGCCAGCGCCCGCGGCGGGCGGCGGCCCGCGACGGTTTCCAAAGCCTCGGTTTCAGCCTTTTTCACGGGGCCAGAGGAGTTACAGGACTCGGCCCATTCTGCAGCCCTGCTGGCACAGCTCAAGTCGTTCTATGACGCGCGGCTGCTGTGCGATGTGACCATCGAGGTGGTGTCGCCCGGCTGCGGGCCTGGCAGCGGGCGCCTGTTCTCCTGCAACCGCAACGTGCTGGCCGCCGCGTGCCCCTACTTCCGGAGCATGTTCACGGGCGGCATGCACGAGAGCCAGCAGGCCAGTGTGACCCTGCACGGTGTGGACGCCGCGTCCTTCGAGGTCCTGGTGGAGTACTGCTACACGGGCCGTGTGTCCCTGAGCGAGGCCAACGTGCAGCGCCTGTACGCCGCCTCCGACATGCTGCAGCTCGAGTACGTGCGGGAAGCCTGCGCCTCCTTCCTAGCCCGCCGCCTGGATCTGGCCAACTGCACGGCCATCCTCAAGTTTGCCGACGCCTTTGGCCACCCCAAGCTGAGATCTCAGGCCCAGGCCTATATAGCTCACAACTTCAAGCAGCTCAGCGGGATGAGTTCGGTGCGGGAGGAGTCTCTGGCCGACCTGACgctggcccagctgctggccaTTCTGCGCCTGGACAGTCTGGACGTAGCGAGTGAGCTGACGGTGTGCCACGTGGCCCTGCAGTGGCTGGAAGCCGCCCCGGAAGAGCGGGGTCCCAGCGCTGCCGAAGTCCTCAGGTGTATCCGCTGGTCGCTCTTCACCGAAGGCGATTGGAGCTACCTGGAAGGGCTGCTGACCAAGCCCATCGTGAGGAAGTACTGCCTGGACGTCATTGAAGGGGCCCGGCGGATGCGCTCTGGTGACATGTTGTGCAAGGCACTGGGGCCCGTGCCAGACAGCGGcaccagcagcaggagcagcagcagctcgcTTGTATCTGCAGGAGAAAATCCACCCCAGAGGCTGGGTATGTGTGCCAAGGAGATGGTGATCTTCTTTGGACATCCCCGAAATCCCTTTCTCTGCTACGATCCATACTCGGGGGACACTTTCACAATGCCTTCGCCGTTAACCACCTTGGCTCGCACTAAGACCATAACTTCCTCTGCTGTCTGCGTCTCTCCAGACCATGACATCTATCTAGCTGCCCAGCCCAGGAAAGACCTCTGGGTGTACAAACCAGCCCAAAATAGCTGGCAGCAACTCGCAGACTGCTTGCTGTGTCGCGAGGGCATGGATGTGGCCTATCTCAATGGCTACCTTTACATTTTGGGTGGCCGAGACCCTGTGACCGGAGTGAAGTTGAAGGAAGTGGAATGCTACAGCGTTCAGAGGAACCAGTGGGCGCTGGTGGCTCCTGTGCCCCATTCCTTCTATTCCTTTGAACTCCTAGTGGTTCAGAACTATCTCTATGCTGTCAACAGTAAGCGCATGCTCTGCTATGACCCTAGCCACAATCTGTGGCTGAGCTGTGCTTCTCTTAATTGCAGCAACTTTCAGGAAGCGTGTGTCTTCAACGATGAGATCTATTGTATCTGTGACATACCAGTCATGAAGGTCTACAACCCAGCCAGGGGAGAGTGGAGGCGGATTCAGAATATTCCCTTGGACTCAGAGGTCCACAACTACCAGATTGTCAATCACGACCAAAAGTTGCTGCTGGTTACATCCACCAGCCCTCAGTGGATAAAGAACCGGGTGACTGTGTATGAATATGACGCAAGGGGAGACCAGTGGGTTACCGTAGGCGCCATGTTAGGTCTTCTgcagtttgagtctggctttATTTGCCTCTGTGCTCGTGTTTACCCCTCTTGCCTCGTACCTGGTCAGAGCTTCATCACTGAGGAAGACGATGCTCAAAGTGAGTCTAGTACGGAATGGGACTTAGATGTGCTGAGTGAGCCAGACTCGGAGTCAGGAAGTTCAAGTTCTTTTTCTGATGCTGAAGTGTGGGTGCAGGTGGCACCTCAGTGGAGTGCCCAGGACCAGCAGTGCTGA